The region CAATCTCGAAGCCAGGGACATTCTCTTCATCGACGAGATTCACCGTCTGCCCAACGTCGTCGAAGAGATTCTCTACCCGGCCATGGAGGACTACCGGCTCGACATCATCATCGGCCAAGGGCCGGGAGCCAAGACCCTCAAGCTCGAGCTCAAGCCGTTCACACTCATCGGGGCCACCACGAGGATGGGGCTGCTGACCGGGCCTTTGAGGGACCGCTTCGGGGTGGTCAACCGGCTCGACTTCTACAGCCACGAGGAGATCGGGCAGATTCTCTCTCGCTCGGCCCGCATCCTCGAGGTCGAGGTCGAGCCGGGCGGTGAAATCGAAATCGCCCGCCGCAGCCGCCGCAACCCTCGGGTGGCCAACCTGTTGCTTCGCCGAGTCAGGGACTTCGCCCAAGTCCGCGCCGAGGGGGTCATCACGGCCGAGGTGGCCCGCCAGGCCCTGGTCGCCCTCGACGTCGACGAGGCGGGGCTCGATACCATGGACCGAAAGCTCCTGAGAGCCATCGTCGAGCAGTTCGACGGCGGCCCAGTCGGCATCGACACCCTGGCCACAGCCCTCAGCGAGGAGCGCGACACGCTGGAGGATTCCATCGAGCCATATCTCATCCGGGAGGGTTTCCTCCAGAGAACCTCCCGAGGGCGCCTCGCCACCCGCCGGGCGTACGAACACTTCGGCCTTGCCGTCCCGGACCGCTTCTCTGCCGAGGCGAGCGAAGGCCGTCAAGCCTCCCTGCTCTGAGAGCCAAGGGGATGCCGGGGGGTGAAGATGGAGCACGTCGCCCGCTACCTTATCATCTTCGGCATCGTCTTGGTCGCCCTGGGAGGGGTTCTCTTGCTCGCAGGCAAGCTCCCCTGGCTCGGACGGCTCCCGGGAGACTTCGCGTTCAAGGGCAAGCGGGTCACCTTCTACTTTCCCCTGACCACCTCCATCATTCTTTCGATCGTGCTGACCGTCCTGCTCAACCTCTTCTTTAGGCGTTAGAGCAGCCTCTCCTATTCGGCGATGAAGCTCTCCGATTTCGACTACACCCTGCCGCCTGAGCTCATCGCCCAGAGGCCATTGGGGGAGCGGGACGCCTCCAGGCTGCTCGTGCTCGAGCGGACATCGGGCCGCATCACCCACGCCGGGTTTCTCGACCTTCCGCGCCTCCTCGAGCCCGGCGACCTCCTTGCGCTCAACGACACCCGGGTCTTCCCGGCCCGCATCTTTGGGCGAAAAGCGCCCACGGGCGGGCGGGTCGAGCTGTTGCTGCTCGAGGATTTGGGCCAGGAGAGGTGGAGGGCGCTCATCAAGCCCTATGGACGCGTCAGGGCCCCTCAGCGGCTCGCCTTCGCCGACGGGATGGAAGCCGTTGTGGAAGAGATGCTAGGCGATGGACAGGCGGTGGTCCGCCTCTTCGGCAGAGGGCCTCTCCCGGCGTGGCTCGAGGCCCACGGCCGCACCCCCCTGCCCCCCTACATCAAGCGTCGCACCGACGAGCCCCTTGAAGAGAAAGAGGACCGGGAGCGCTACCAGACGCTCTTCGCCGCCCGACGGGGAGCGGTGGCGGCCCCAACGGCGGGGCTTCACTTTACAGAGAGGGTCTTTGAGGGGTTGTCCGACCGAGGGATCGAGTGGGTCGCCATCACGCTCCACGTGGGGCTGGGGACCTTCCAGCCGGTGGGGGGTGAGAGGCTCGAAGACCACGTCATGGAGGCTGAGCGCTACGAGGTGGGGCGGGAGGCCGCTCAGGCGGTAAGGCGGGCCGCGGCCGAGGGCCGGAGGGTCATCGCCGTCGGCTCCACCGCCCTTCGCGCCCTGGAGAGCGCGGTGGCAGTTGGGGGGGAGATACGAGCTGAGGGGGTAAAGGGAAAGACGGCGCTTTACATCTATCCGGGCTACAAGTTCAGAATCGTCGGCGGGCTGCTGACCAACTTTCATCTGCCCCGCTCGACGCTGCTTCTGCTGGTCAGCGCCTTTGCGGGAAAAGACCGCCTCTTGGCCGCCTACCGGGAGGCTATCGCCCGCCGATACCGGTTCTACAGCTACGGCGATGCGATGCTCATTCTCTAGTCGGCCTCCTCGACCCCCGGTGTGCGGCCCGAGTTGACGGCCTCCTTGAAATACTTACCCGCCTTGAAGCGCACCACCTTGCGGGCGGGAATCTCGGCCCCCTGACCCGTCTTCGGGTTCCGGCCGATGCGGGCCGACTTCTGGCGGACCTGGAAGGAACCAAACCGCCTGAGGATGATGGAGTCTCCCTGAGCGAGGCATTGCTTCATCAGATGGAGAATGGACTCCACCGCCTCTTCGGCCTTTACCTTAGTCAACCCGGTCCTCTCTGCCACGGTGTTTACGATCTCGATTTTTGTCATCTCCCGCTCCCTCAAAAACGAAGTAGCCTGTAGCTAAATCACGCCACCTGAGTAGACAATAATCCCCGGTTCGATATGGCATCGCTGAAAATGAATAGCCTACCTTCAGCACATAAAGTTGCGCAGAAACGGTGCGATTTGTTTGTGGTCTGTGTCACTTGGAATAAAACAATCAAGGATTTATACCATGCCCTGGAATGAGTTGGCAACCTTTTTTATCGCCCTTTCATACTTTTCTTTTTTGTGAAAAAAAGCATCTTGCTGGAAGGCAACTACCCTTGAGGGCACCTGAGGCCTTGTGGTACCATGGGTGTCCGACCACCCTATGGAGTCGGCTGATATGGAGCATTCTGTCTCGAGCAGGGCAAAGGCGATCCCGCCCTTTTTGGCCATGGAGGTCTTGGAGCGGGCTCAGGCCCTGGAGCGTGCCGGTCGCTCCATTATCCATTTGTCGCTGGGCGAGCCAGACTTCCCAACGCCTTCGGTCGTCGTCGAGGCCGCCTTTCAGGCGCTCCGGGAGCATAGAACCCGCTACACCCACTCCCTGGGATTGCTGGAGCTCAGGGAGGCCATCGCCGCTCATTACGGGGCCACCTACGGGGTGGACGTCTCCCCGGAGCAAATCATGGTCACCTGCGGAACCTCCCCGGCCATGCTCTTGCTCTTCGCGGCTCTCCTTGATCCCGGCGACGAGGTCATTCTCCCCAACCCACACTACGCCTGCTATCCCCAGATGATCGAGTTCGCCGGCGGCAGGCCGGTCTACGTGGAGGTGGACGAGGCCGACGGCTTCCAGCTTCGCGTAGAGGCCGTGGCTAAAAGCATCTCGCCGCGGACCAAGGCCATCTTCATCAACTCACCGGCCAACCCGACGGGGGCGGTGTTGGAGCCGTCCGTCCTGGAGGGCATCGCAGAGCTTGGCCCACCCGTCGTCTCCGACGAAATCTATCATGGGCTCGTCTATTCGGGGGCCGAGCACTCGCTCCTCCAGTACAACAGCAACGCTTTCGTTCTCAACGGGTTCTCCAAGGCCTACGCGATGACGGGCTGGAGAATAGGCTACCTCATCGCCCCGATGGCCTTCATCCGGACGCTTCAGAAAATGCACCAGAATTTTTTCATCTCGGCCAGCGACTTCGTCCAGTGGGCCGCCATCTCTGCGCTCACCGAAGCGGGGGACGATGTGGCCCGTATGCGGGAGGCCTTCGACGAGCGCCGCCGCTACCTTGTGCCGGCGCTCCGCTCCCTCGGCTTCGGAATTCACGCCGAGCCCACCGGGGCGTTCTACGTGCTGGCCAATGCCCGGCATTGGAGCGAGGATTCGATGAAGTTCGCTTTCGAC is a window of Nitrospinota bacterium DNA encoding:
- the ruvB gene encoding Holliday junction branch migration DNA helicase RuvB; protein product: MQKHDHLLTGQRNIDEVPYEITLRPQSFDDYIGQSGIVDNLKVFIEAAAQRGEALDHVLLYGPPGLGKTTLAHIIAREKGVHITATSGPVLDRPGDLAAIITNLEARDILFIDEIHRLPNVVEEILYPAMEDYRLDIIIGQGPGAKTLKLELKPFTLIGATTRMGLLTGPLRDRFGVVNRLDFYSHEEIGQILSRSARILEVEVEPGGEIEIARRSRRNPRVANLLLRRVRDFAQVRAEGVITAEVARQALVALDVDEAGLDTMDRKLLRAIVEQFDGGPVGIDTLATALSEERDTLEDSIEPYLIREGFLQRTSRGRLATRRAYEHFGLAVPDRFSAEASEGRQASLL
- a CDS encoding DUF2905 domain-containing protein, which gives rise to MEHVARYLIIFGIVLVALGGVLLLAGKLPWLGRLPGDFAFKGKRVTFYFPLTTSIILSIVLTVLLNLFFRR
- the queA gene encoding tRNA preQ1(34) S-adenosylmethionine ribosyltransferase-isomerase QueA, whose product is MKLSDFDYTLPPELIAQRPLGERDASRLLVLERTSGRITHAGFLDLPRLLEPGDLLALNDTRVFPARIFGRKAPTGGRVELLLLEDLGQERWRALIKPYGRVRAPQRLAFADGMEAVVEEMLGDGQAVVRLFGRGPLPAWLEAHGRTPLPPYIKRRTDEPLEEKEDRERYQTLFAARRGAVAAPTAGLHFTERVFEGLSDRGIEWVAITLHVGLGTFQPVGGERLEDHVMEAERYEVGREAAQAVRRAAAEGRRVIAVGSTALRALESAVAVGGEIRAEGVKGKTALYIYPGYKFRIVGGLLTNFHLPRSTLLLLVSAFAGKDRLLAAYREAIARRYRFYSYGDAMLIL
- a CDS encoding HU family DNA-binding protein, yielding MTKIEIVNTVAERTGLTKVKAEEAVESILHLMKQCLAQGDSIILRRFGSFQVRQKSARIGRNPKTGQGAEIPARKVVRFKAGKYFKEAVNSGRTPGVEEAD
- a CDS encoding pyridoxal phosphate-dependent aminotransferase, with product MEHSVSSRAKAIPPFLAMEVLERAQALERAGRSIIHLSLGEPDFPTPSVVVEAAFQALREHRTRYTHSLGLLELREAIAAHYGATYGVDVSPEQIMVTCGTSPAMLLLFAALLDPGDEVILPNPHYACYPQMIEFAGGRPVYVEVDEADGFQLRVEAVAKSISPRTKAIFINSPANPTGAVLEPSVLEGIAELGPPVVSDEIYHGLVYSGAEHSLLQYNSNAFVLNGFSKAYAMTGWRIGYLIAPMAFIRTLQKMHQNFFISASDFVQWAAISALTEAGDDVARMREAFDERRRYLVPALRSLGFGIHAEPTGAFYVLANARHWSEDSMKFAFDILEHAGVAVTPGIDFGSAAEGYIRFTYANSLENLREAVARLGRFLDERGP